In Anomaloglossus baeobatrachus isolate aAnoBae1 chromosome 2, aAnoBae1.hap1, whole genome shotgun sequence, the DNA window AAATTAGGATTGCTTCACTAATACCTTTGACTGTATAAAGCTTGATCTGTGAGAATCATTAATAAACCACTGTTtggttgaataaaaaaaaaagttaattaaaatGGCCTCTTCTGGATTCCAGGCCAGAATTCAGTATAAAATATTTGTCatgtaaaatgtttgtttttttttctttttaatttgcaTCTCTAAAAATAAGCAAGTTGTCTTAAATTCAGGCTGTTGGAATAATAATGCAGTCATAGAACATGGGTCACTTTTACACTTCTGCCAACACAAGGGGCATACGGCAATAAGTTACAAAGCAGTGGCTTCAGACAAAAGTCAAGATTTATAGGGATAAACGCTATTACAAAATAATTGAGCATAACTATATGCCATAAAGTAGTGGTGAAAACGTAAAGGAAAACGAGACAATTGGCTGTGAGAAAACTAGTGGATGGACACAGTGCTTTTAAGGGTTTTAGAAGTGTATTAGACATCCACCATAACTGATATGCACTCAGAGTCCCACCTCCTTCAGAAAGGGCCCGACACGAACAGAAGACATGCATGGCATGAACAATAAACCAGCTCACTAGGTTTTTGGACATAAAACATGGGCATGAAGTGCTGTTATTGCTGTCACTATAGCAGAAATATCCCTAAACTTGGgtacaagaaaaacaaaaaaagaatgcCATCCTCATCACCTTTACAAGGTGTGTCTGGGCAATAAATACAATGCTTTATTCTTCCCTTGGGAATTGCAAGTCAACTACCTGTTGTATGCCCTCTCTTTTTTCGATTTCTCAAGTGCTTTCCCCATGGTTTTTTCATTTTCTCCTCTACATTCAGGACAGTACCATTTTCCTTTGGGTTTGTGGTTAAGTCCAACACAAGAAAAGTGAAACCATTCTATTGGGCATTCTTCATTATCACAACCAATCATTTCACCATATGAAACTTGGTTACACAGGCAATAGGTCGGCTCATTGGGGTCAATCGGAAGATCGGCAGGAGATGCTTCTCTTTCAGCTTTAGCTTTTGATCTCTTTTTCTTCTTTGATGTTTTTGGCTTCTTTTCTTTGGGTGTTCCTGATGTAAGGTCATCATGGTCATGATTAATGGTAGCATTTTCCCGATTTTCATTGTTCCTCTGCCTCCTTGATCTTTTATTGCTGGTTTTATCAGTCTGTGAGAGTGCCTCATTTTTAGACTTCTCTTGAGTGTTCTTGCTGCTGTTGCTTGTACTGTCATTTAGATCCTGGCATGTTTCAAACAGTTCCACATGACTGTCCACTTGTCTTGTCCTGTTTTCCACAAGTTCTACCATCTGGCTAACTATTTGAATTTTGTCATCACCCAATTCTTGGCTCCGAATAAGTGCTCTCTGAATAAACTGCAGAAGGCGTCTCTTCTGTATTGCATCAGATTCGCGTCTGAATTTTTCATAGTAGTCGTCCAGCTCTTTCAGGATCTCTACAATGACAAAAGTAAAAAGTTAAAAGAAAGTCAATTGTTTGAGATGCCCCACTCCCCTGTATTATTTTGAAAGCCACTGCAAAAGGGAAGCTCTTGACTAGAAGGACCCAGAATGACCATCAACATGTAACGTTTAATAATAAGAAACCACTTTCCCTGGCAGTTCCACTTAAAAGTAAATCACTTTTGGCCAGACTCTCGAACTCAAGATCCTACATTGAAATATGCCTCGTAGCCATTTATTGTGCTTGATAATGTGTGTCAAAATTGCAAGAGCTGTCCTGGCCTTCATTTTCTAACAGATCACTCCTGATTTGTGTTGCATGTTTTCTCTAGGTGTAGTAACCTCCTTTATATGGTGCACAGAGTGCCCATGAGCAGTATTTAAAGGGTTGGCTGGGATTCAGAGTTATTTctccatacagtccctgacagaagttctgtcgcttatccatgttatgtaaattaaagcttataacctgactttaaatttatccattggttttataaattatttttttgaaagctgaaaccctcccaaatttggtttaggttatgaaaataaaagttgctgcaaagctgaaatattgatcattttttgaacacagaaaggtcagattttggcaatacAAAAGGTTTTGACGCCCacaaaaagtaatgtgaaattcaaacaaaacttttaatacaaaacatatgttgcataacattggtggagtgaagttgtggtgctattagagccatatttaatattttgtgtgacttccatgagcttgaaggactgcatccatgcggtttaacAATGATTCATATAATTTATTGATTAAGtcttcaggaatagcaaagaatgcagtcttacatgcctccaagagttcatctagattctttggttttgtcttccaagctttctctttcatcctaccccaaacatgctcaatgatgttcatgtctggtgactgggctggccagtccttgagcaccttgatcttctttgccaggaggaactttgttgtagagttggatgtatgtgatggaacACCATCCTGTTGCATAATTTAACCCCTTTTATGAttgagaatgtaagaggtagctaatacttcttgatattttaggctattgatattgccttccaccttgcaaatgtttcgcacaccccccatactgaatgtaaccccagaccatgatcttttcacCACTAAActgtgttttctggatccatacgggctccagtagatctcctgcagtatttgcagtggctgtggtgtaattcaactgaagattcatcaaagaaatccaccttttgccactttccagcgtccatctgtttagcaggctgtgggacttggctaatgccacacgtttttttaattgccttttgtttagtgctggcttctgggcattgaTTCGATCATGGAGgcaatttcgagacagaatcctacaaactgttctagttgacacagggacttgaggtgaccaggccttttggagctctgctgcagtggaagaggggctggcgttggatttttttttctaaccaacaaacgttcctcctgagcagttgtcttgcggggtctgccggacctgggcttgtcaaaaacatctccactcTTCTTTTTAATTCTttatacttgacgctgagacacattaaaaaggtgccagccacctctgcagtggatctggtctttagCCTCTTGGTAATCAAGGCTTtgatcgcagggtggatttttggcatgttgtcagaggtcaaattgtagttcaagtgaaggtctggggtgctgggtttcttttttatacacacccactaattaaccgatccttTAGTGAGCACagttgaggatgtaaactaggattgggtgcattatatgacaaggcaacaaaactctTGTcttgccaaatctgacctttgtgttcattaaatgatcaatatttcagctttgcagcaactttattttcataacctaaaccaaatttgcgatggtttcagctttcaaaagtgtaatttatgaaaccaatggatgaatttaaagtcaggttataagcttttatttacataacatggataagcgacagaatgtCTGTCAGGGATTGTAGACTAAGCTTGGTCATTTCTACATCTCCAAAATTatgggtaaaaacatttttttaaaaaaaaaaaaaaacaaaaaaacacaacaacaggGAAAAAGAACCCTTTAAAAAGGCATGGTCTCATGTTATTTCTTTAGAAGTAAACCACTCCACTGCCTCCTGGTAGCAAGGCAGTGAGCTTTTGTAAATGAACAGTTTGGTACTGTGACTTGGTCGCTCTAATGGTCTGCTGTGCAGCTAGCAGGGGCAGTTTTGCCTACGTAGCATGGTAGAAGCACAGGGATACTGATGCTGGTTGGATACTGCCAGCTTAAAGTGGCACATGCAGGCTCTAAAGCAGAGGTTcccaacctgtggctcaggagCCATATGTTGCTTGCAGGCAGGAGATGTGTGGCTCACGGCTGTCTGCTATCTTGATGCATTAGCCCCAGGTCTAAAACATGTGAAAAGCAGATGTCCTGAGGATTACTTTTTCTTTTTTGAGTAGACCCACACAAAGTAGATCTAGACACACATATACTGGCTTAAAGCATAACCATTGTTTTAACGCCTTCACTCccagcatccctctgaacagcacaAATGCTGATGATCTGTGAATCCCGGCACTCTGCCGGGATTCACAGGAACttcatcatgacagtgacaggggtcatcagctgacccccagctgtcatgacaacccatcggcaccctgtGATTGTGTCACAAGGCCGCTGATGACTGGGAATGGTGAGCTTCCCGTCGGCTATCTGATCCACCCCGCCTGTTAGTTGCACATGTTgggtgatcagatcagccgacatgtggagGGAAAAATGTGGGCTTGCTGCTTGAGCCCGCATTAAAAGGGACAGACATTGTCTTGGATGTAcaggtacgtccaaggtcgtgaaggaatAAACACGGGAAAGAGCACAATATTGTAGTTCAGATTTTGCtgcaatggtttgcgggtgccatgtcactttggcagagaccctgaggtgccagaacagccaaAATCACCCACTAGTGACCCcactttacaaactgcaccccgtaatgaattcatccatgggtgcagtgagcatattgataccACAGGTATATCACAACATTTTATTCTATTGGgcgatgaacaaaaaaaaaaaaatacacatttaccACTAATGTTGTTTTAGTCCCAGATTTGTAAATTTCACAAGGataataggttaaaaaaaaaaaaaaaaggaaccataatctgttacacaatttcttctgaacgtggcaatatccCACATGTGACCGTACGGTACTGTTTTGCGACACCCCAAGGGATCAGGCGGGATGGAGCCCCATTTGATTTTTCGAGTACAGGATTTTCCTAGAATACCTTGTGGAGtatatttgcagagcccctaaatgcCATAAAAGCTGAAATCTTCTGAAGGGACTACATTTTGAAAATGACGCCCACCCGGTAATTCATCTACAAGTATAGTGACGATGCAGTCTTTGGAAAACAGTTATggcgtcaaatgcagtgaatgttgcagaattaaattccaaataagcccttgtcatgtCCGTACATTGTGACAAGTTCATgcgtctggaaacctgcaccctgtaCATTAAGAGGGTCTccacactacaacaatgccaaacatgtggacattaactgtggtttatgcACATTGTGGGGCTCTGAAGGGTGGTGAGCATTTGGAAGtgaagattttgctggatttctttttgggaGAGAGCCATAGTGCTTTTCTAGAGCCTTTGTGGTACCAATCATGTGGAAGCCCtttatatttccgttaacagaacattttggattagttcacatttatcctttaatgtaagtgctcagcattaagcaaagtttccatctacatctccaaaatacacgATTCAGCTTAAACCAATGATAgagccattcattataatggagcaGCAGAGTTTTTCCAGACTCAGTTTGGCCTTTGTTCAGCAATGTCCATCATTTCAAAAGGTGAAGAAAACTGTTGTTGACTgtacttttgtgcatgcctaaaaagatcaTCACCGGACCGCCGGCCAGACAGgacttcaaagtgactccctctgcctcactaAAGGTAATTTTCTATTTGGGATTTTGTcaaaaatcacatttttcagagatttacagataatcctggtgtaagcgctcagcgtagagggcaggataaatatgagcagcgcCATACTATAATCTTTAGGAGAAAGAATGAACAATCAACTGTTGaataattggctttatttattactattttttacgctgttcaccttgtggtataagtgaaAAGGTGCCTTTATTCCTCAGGTCtctattacagtgataccagattttaaGAGGTTTTTTCATGTTTGGCTACCGTCAGGTTGAAAATGCTTtggggttctttttttttttttttgcatcactgtattttgaaggctatagtttgtttttttactttttctgcAAAAAGTCATATGAGGACTCGTTTTTTGCGAGATGAGTGTTTATTGGTACCATTGCTGGCCACATATTTTGTTAATTGCTTTCTATTCTTTTTGTAAGGCAGGATCAAGAAGAAACAGCTATTCAGGATTTAAGTTTTTATACTGTTCACTGTGCCGTAACagtaataagacagctttatttaCAATGATACcacgtttagatttttttttatgttctgcaGTTTTTACACAGTAAAAACcattttctagaaaaaaaaataatagtttttacattgctgtattctgagaggtaTACATTTATTTTCTTGGTAACTGAGCGGTATTGTGGCTTGTGTTTATTGCAGGCCAAGATGACTTTCAATTATACCACTGTATTTACAGGTGCCTATTTAATCATGTTTTATTCAACTTTATGATGAAAAGAGAGACTTTGGTTATacaacttttattttatttatttatttttttaattaacggTGCTCACCAGTGAAGGGAGTAAAGTAGTTAGTTAAAGTAGTGTGACAGTTTTAAAGATCAGGCTGTTCCGCACACAATACCAAATATGCGTTTCGTTTACGTAAAacatttattggtataatttcTCTCTTAATTTCCAAAattaaaaatttatatatatatatataaaatatacatttatatatatatatatatataatat includes these proteins:
- the ING1 gene encoding inhibitor of growth protein 1 isoform X1; protein product: MLNPSTGEQAHMVTYVEDYLDSIESLPFDLQRNVSLMREIDAKYQEILKELDDYYEKFRRESDAIQKRRLLQFIQRALIRSQELGDDKIQIVSQMVELVENRTRQVDSHVELFETCQDLNDSTSNSSKNTQEKSKNEALSQTDKTSNKRSRRQRNNENRENATINHDHDDLTSGTPKEKKPKTSKKKKRSKAKAEREASPADLPIDPNEPTYCLCNQVSYGEMIGCDNEECPIEWFHFSCVGLNHKPKGKWYCPECRGENEKTMGKALEKSKKERAYNR
- the ING1 gene encoding inhibitor of growth protein 1 isoform X2; the encoded protein is MVELVENRTRQVDSHVELFETCQDLNDSTSNSSKNTQEKSKNEALSQTDKTSNKRSRRQRNNENRENATINHDHDDLTSGTPKEKKPKTSKKKKRSKAKAEREASPADLPIDPNEPTYCLCNQVSYGEMIGCDNEECPIEWFHFSCVGLNHKPKGKWYCPECRGENEKTMGKALEKSKKERAYNR